In Parasegetibacter sp. NRK P23, a single genomic region encodes these proteins:
- a CDS encoding efflux RND transporter periplasmic adaptor subunit, whose translation MDRALPKEVYAMKKRKLLLVVAASIIVILTLIMLLRNTFRTTVPANSITTAVVETGDVENTITASGEVLPEFEEVITSPVQAAILEVLADAGTSVVKGQSLLKLDKAAIESAFDKAKFLLESKENNLRKLKLELNKSYFDLKSGNDIKQLRISSLEAEVESARRLFKAGGGTRESVEQAEMNLKVARLEKIQLENEIQSKQQTMKVEIRESEIEVTIQRHELSEMARKKELAGIIATRPGVITWINKNVGASIGEGAELVRIADLSSFKIAGSISDAYLEELHNGMPVIVGINNKKQRGEIVAVYPSVKNGLVNFDVRLDTQDSLLRPSLKVDVYVVTNRHANVLRVQNGPAFTGSGGTQDVFVVKGEKAERRTVQKGLSNFDYVELAGNIRAGEVIITSDMNSFKNAREIIITK comes from the coding sequence ATGGACCGAGCCCTCCCCAAAGAAGTATATGCCATGAAAAAAAGGAAGCTGCTGCTGGTTGTAGCGGCTTCCATCATCGTGATCCTTACATTGATCATGCTGCTGCGCAACACCTTCCGTACAACCGTGCCAGCCAACAGCATCACCACGGCTGTTGTAGAGACCGGCGACGTGGAAAACACCATCACGGCTTCCGGAGAAGTATTGCCGGAATTTGAAGAAGTGATTACCAGTCCGGTACAGGCGGCGATCCTGGAAGTACTGGCGGATGCGGGCACTTCAGTGGTGAAAGGACAATCATTGCTGAAACTGGATAAAGCCGCTATTGAATCCGCTTTCGACAAAGCAAAATTCTTACTCGAATCCAAAGAGAACAACCTTCGGAAACTGAAGCTGGAGTTGAACAAGAGCTATTTCGACCTGAAATCGGGCAACGACATCAAGCAACTCCGCATCAGCAGCCTGGAGGCGGAAGTGGAAAGTGCGCGTCGTTTGTTCAAAGCGGGCGGTGGTACGCGGGAAAGCGTGGAGCAGGCCGAAATGAACCTGAAAGTGGCCCGGCTGGAAAAGATACAACTGGAGAATGAAATCCAGAGCAAGCAACAGACCATGAAGGTGGAAATCAGGGAATCTGAAATTGAAGTGACGATCCAGCGGCACGAACTCAGTGAGATGGCCCGGAAAAAGGAACTGGCGGGCATCATTGCCACGCGGCCAGGCGTGATCACCTGGATCAATAAGAATGTGGGCGCTTCCATAGGCGAAGGCGCGGAACTGGTGCGGATAGCGGACCTCAGTAGTTTTAAAATAGCGGGCAGCATCTCCGATGCATACCTGGAAGAACTGCACAACGGGATGCCGGTAATTGTGGGCATCAACAACAAAAAACAGCGCGGCGAAATTGTGGCGGTATATCCCTCCGTAAAAAATGGCCTGGTCAACTTCGATGTACGGCTGGATACACAGGATTCGTTGTTGCGCCCTTCGCTGAAAGTGGATGTATATGTGGTCACCAACAGGCATGCCAATGTACTTCGGGTGCAGAATGGCCCAGCGTTCACCGGGAGTGGGGGTACGCAGGATGTATTCGTGGTGAAAGGAGAAAAAGCGGAACGGAGGACCGTGCAGAAAGGATTGAGCAACTTCGATTACGTGGAACTGGCGGGGAATATCCGAGCCGGGGAAGTGATCATTACATCGGATATGAACAGTTTTAAAAACGCCAGGGAAATCATCATCACGAAATGA